The following coding sequences lie in one Arthrobacter sp. PGP41 genomic window:
- a CDS encoding class I SAM-dependent DNA methyltransferase, which yields MPPKVKADLAPSTMKELKDTLWKAADKLRGSMDASQYKDVILGLVFLKYVSDAFEERRGQIQAELEADGLNEEQIAQLIDDVDEYTGRGVFWVSPRARWTYLAEHAKGLDAVDGATPKSIGLLIDEAMELIMADNKSLAATLPKIYNRDNVDQRRLGELLDLFNSARFTGQGASKARDLLGEVYEYFLEKFAKAEGKRGGEFYTPAGVVRVLVEVLEPHRGRVYDPCCGSGGMFVQAEKFLAAHNMEGSDISVYGQELNERTWRMAKMNLAIHGLNANLASRWGDTFARDQHPELTGNNGADFIMANPPFNIKDWARSESDPRWKYGVPPAGNANYAWIQHIISKLAPGGSAGVVMANGSMSSNSGGEGEIRAQLVEADLVSCMVALPTQLFRSTGIPVCTWFFAKDKTAGPRGSVDRTGQVLFIDARNLGYMVDRAERALSDEDIAKIANTYHSWRGTSSAVEAGLTYDDEAGFCYSASLAEVKAADYALTPGRYVGAADVEEDGEPLEEKIARLSKELLEQFEESERLAAVVRQQLGRVL from the coding sequence ATGCCCCCGAAAGTGAAGGCGGACCTCGCCCCGTCCACCATGAAGGAACTCAAGGACACGCTCTGGAAGGCGGCGGACAAGCTCCGCGGCTCGATGGATGCCTCGCAGTACAAGGACGTGATCCTGGGGCTGGTGTTCCTGAAGTATGTGTCGGACGCGTTCGAGGAGCGGCGCGGACAGATCCAGGCTGAGCTGGAAGCGGACGGGCTCAACGAGGAGCAGATCGCCCAGCTGATCGACGACGTGGACGAGTACACCGGCCGCGGCGTGTTCTGGGTGTCGCCCCGGGCCCGCTGGACCTACCTTGCGGAGCACGCGAAGGGGTTGGATGCGGTGGACGGTGCGACGCCGAAGTCCATCGGGCTGCTGATTGATGAGGCGATGGAGCTCATCATGGCCGATAACAAGTCCCTGGCCGCCACGCTTCCCAAGATTTACAACCGGGACAACGTGGACCAGCGCCGGCTGGGTGAGCTGCTGGACCTGTTCAACTCGGCTCGCTTCACCGGGCAGGGCGCCAGCAAGGCGCGCGACCTGCTCGGCGAGGTGTATGAGTACTTCCTGGAGAAGTTCGCCAAGGCCGAGGGCAAGCGCGGCGGCGAGTTCTACACGCCCGCCGGCGTGGTCCGGGTGCTGGTGGAGGTGCTGGAGCCGCACAGGGGCCGGGTGTACGATCCCTGCTGCGGTTCGGGCGGCATGTTCGTCCAGGCCGAGAAGTTCCTGGCTGCCCACAACATGGAGGGCTCGGACATCTCCGTTTACGGCCAGGAGCTCAATGAGCGCACCTGGCGGATGGCCAAGATGAACCTGGCCATCCATGGGCTGAACGCCAACCTCGCCTCGCGCTGGGGCGACACGTTCGCCCGTGACCAGCACCCGGAGCTGACCGGGAACAACGGCGCGGACTTCATCATGGCCAACCCGCCGTTCAACATCAAGGACTGGGCACGTTCCGAATCGGACCCGCGCTGGAAGTACGGCGTGCCGCCGGCCGGCAACGCCAACTATGCGTGGATCCAGCACATCATCTCCAAGCTGGCGCCCGGCGGCAGCGCAGGCGTGGTCATGGCCAACGGATCCATGTCCTCCAACTCGGGCGGCGAGGGCGAGATCCGCGCCCAGCTGGTGGAGGCCGACCTCGTCTCCTGCATGGTGGCGCTGCCCACCCAGCTGTTCCGCAGCACGGGCATCCCGGTGTGCACCTGGTTCTTCGCGAAGGACAAGACCGCAGGCCCGCGCGGGTCAGTGGACCGTACCGGTCAGGTGCTTTTCATCGACGCCCGGAACCTGGGCTACATGGTGGACCGCGCCGAGCGTGCCCTGTCGGACGAGGACATCGCCAAGATCGCCAACACCTACCACTCCTGGCGCGGGACTTCGTCGGCGGTTGAGGCCGGGCTGACGTACGACGACGAGGCGGGCTTCTGCTATTCGGCCAGCCTCGCGGAGGTCAAGGCAGCGGACTACGCACTGACGCCCGGGCGGTACGTCGGAGCTGCCGACGTGGAGGAAGACGGCGAGCCGCTCGAGGAGAAAATCGCCCGGTTGTCTAAGGAGCTGCTTGAGCAGTTCGAGGAGTCCGAGCGGCTGGCGGCAGTTGTGCGCCAGCAATTGGGGCGGGTTTTGTGA
- a CDS encoding restriction endonuclease subunit S, with protein MSSFPDGWQPTQLRDSGKWLSGGTPSTTTPEYWNGDIPWISSGSLTNFRLWDSDRRITDLGAEHGTRIVKAGTILMVVRGMSLKTEFRLGIAQRDMAFGQDCKALVAGPGIEPEFLAYSIAARSQHILGIVDEAGHGTGRLNSDQLYAVEIGVPTMAEQQAIAQLLSALDDKIAANTKLAVTAVSLGRALYRSAINRPDAVSVQLRNVANNVAGRYLAKEDYVSDGPYFVFGSNSVMGRHDRALQQGGFAVLAKIGSYCGNLRWSQRPAWVNNNASAIVPMTGTEPSVLRHGLDLIDMTPHRAGTGQPYIRMESLFSAELKVPASDVSSKVAPILESLSELEVRLGEENLTLASTRNALLPQLMSGKLRVKDAEKVLENAGV; from the coding sequence GTGAGTAGCTTTCCAGACGGTTGGCAACCAACGCAGCTCAGGGACTCCGGTAAGTGGCTGTCCGGTGGCACTCCATCAACAACTACTCCTGAGTACTGGAACGGCGACATCCCGTGGATCTCGTCCGGAAGTCTCACGAACTTCAGGTTGTGGGATTCTGACCGCCGCATAACCGACCTTGGCGCCGAGCATGGAACTCGTATTGTTAAGGCCGGCACCATCCTTATGGTCGTAAGAGGCATGTCGCTGAAGACCGAGTTTCGACTCGGGATTGCTCAGCGAGACATGGCTTTCGGCCAAGACTGCAAGGCTTTGGTAGCCGGGCCCGGCATCGAACCGGAGTTTCTTGCGTACTCAATCGCAGCTCGAAGCCAGCACATCCTCGGAATCGTGGACGAAGCAGGACACGGAACCGGGCGCCTCAATTCCGATCAGCTCTACGCAGTAGAGATCGGTGTACCGACCATGGCTGAGCAACAGGCGATTGCACAGTTGCTGAGCGCCCTTGACGACAAGATCGCCGCAAATACCAAACTCGCCGTCACGGCGGTATCACTAGGTCGAGCGCTGTACCGCAGCGCAATAAATCGCCCGGACGCCGTCAGCGTCCAACTGCGTAATGTGGCCAATAATGTCGCAGGAAGGTATCTGGCCAAGGAAGACTATGTCAGCGACGGTCCTTACTTTGTTTTCGGCTCCAATAGCGTCATGGGCCGCCATGACCGCGCGCTCCAGCAGGGGGGCTTTGCTGTCCTAGCCAAAATAGGCTCGTACTGCGGCAACCTGCGTTGGTCCCAACGTCCTGCCTGGGTCAATAATAATGCGTCAGCCATCGTTCCTATGACTGGAACGGAACCGTCAGTTCTCCGGCATGGCCTGGATCTAATTGACATGACCCCACACAGGGCAGGCACTGGGCAGCCATACATTCGCATGGAGTCACTTTTCTCTGCGGAGCTGAAAGTTCCAGCGTCTGACGTTTCCTCTAAAGTCGCTCCGATCCTAGAAAGCTTGTCGGAACTCGAAGTGCGTCTGGGCGAGGAGAACCTGACCCTTGCTTCTACCCGCAATGCACTCCTACCACAGCTCATGTCCGGAAAGCTACGAGTCAAGGATGCGGAGAAGGTGTTGGAGAACGCCGGAGTCTAG